The DNA segment CATAAAAAACAAAAGTTATCTGCCTGATTCCATTGCACCAAATTTTATACAccaatgattttctttttttactgggGAGTGCAGGAGAGCAGCATAATTTTTAAGCTTTTAGGGCAATGATTTTATGTCACTTGtattatttatcattttattttcttcacctGTTTTCCGGGAGAGGTGGTGAGAGCAGCATACTTTTTATTACAATCAAATTTGGCATGGATGGATAAGTCTTTGTTTTCCTGAGCACTGCCTTTCATATCTAATAGTTGATGCCATTGTATGGATTGTATGGATTGCTAAGGGTTGGATAGACACATTTTTActagaggaaaaggaaagaaaactcttCCTTCCTATTgtaattattacttttattttcacTACTTTTGTAGTTGTGCTATTTCTTTGCACGACTACATAATCTATAATGTATGCATTTATACTTTCATTCTCTTAAATAGTTTAGAAtaataaaatgatgaaaataaAAAAGTGATTTGAATTATGtgaactgaaaaaaataagattttcctTTTCCTGGCCTGGCCAATCTGATTTGTGGTGGTATGCACCCTCCTGCGCATTAGCAAATagcttaaaaataaatagatgatattcataAATGCACATTCCACTTAAAAAGAATACTAGGAAAAAGATATGAAGACAAATGGCTTACCACTTTGGCATCTATAGCTATTTGAGCAAATCCTCTACGTTTTCTCCATATTAGTTTGTAATGGTTATTTCCATAGTTTTGCTCTCGTAGTCCTCCCGGTGCAACTCCAAGTAAGTGTCCTTGTTTCAGAACATTTATACACCTTTCTCTTGTAGAACAATCACAGTGCTGAACGGAAATGAATTGTTGTAGTCCTGTAAAAGGAGACCTATGAAATCATTCTGTTCTTGTTtgtaaaagaaaacagaatacaTGTATTTCCATCACGACATAACATCATCTGACTGGAAccagcactgcatatcagacattaataaaattgtgggtccagagatatttcacgagaagagtcctccattcctctgctcacaacagaatcccttatgccaccaggcttgaaattttgggcttagacaacttagaactatgtcgccttcagtctgacctaagtgtagtacacaaaattatctgctacaatgtcctacctatcaatgactacttcagcttcaactgcaataatacacaagcacacaatagatacaaacttaaggtaaacaactccagactcgattgcagaatatatgacttcagcaacagagcggtcaatgcctggaatacactatctgactttGTGGTTACTTtcccaaacccccacaactttaaccttaggctgtctattgtcgacctcaccccattcctaagaggactgtaaaggtcgtgcataagtgcacctacgtgcctaccgtccctgttctaatgtacccatttattcatatccatttcctgtattcataaccatgtttatacttgtatctgttatcttatacatgcttgacaaataaataaataataaaaaatattccaaacaagattttgaagaagaaaaattggACTTCACAGGTTAGTGAATCAATTTTATTAACcttcccaccccaaaaaaacccctctaaacATAGTAATTTTTTTTACCTGGTAAACGCATGAGAAAATGGTCTATCACAGAATAGCAGAATCTCCCAGTGAGTCTATACAACCTAATTACAAAACAGTGATAGTCAACTGGAAAGGATCCATGATAATAGGCAAGAATCGCTGGTCCTTTGGGTAAATTTTCTAGTCCAGAAATCTCATAACCTGTTAATGGAAGAACAATGAAATGGCTTCAGGTTTTTTTCACAAGAGTTTCCTATAGAAGATCACATAGAAAAATGGCATATTTTTCTTATCAAGCTAAACATTTTAAATCAAATGTGCCTTTTGGACTCAATACATTGAGcctcaaaataaaaaatgaaaaaaaaaattagaatcttCTGAGAAATCAGTGTTATTGCTTTTGTGATCCCACACATTCAGTCTAGTTTCCTATAAGTTACTTAGATTCATGTTACTTAGTGACATCAGACCTTTCTCAGAAATATCAATGTCTTCAGAGATTTTATCCATTCTATAacctcatttttaaaaagacagtttTGGCATTCTGTTGACACTTTCCAAAATTCTTACAAACATATAGAATGTATGGGCTTCAGATAGGTTCTTCCAGCTTTATCCAAAGGTATGGTTAATGGTAATGTTTAATAGCCTAAGTACAATTTGGGAAAAACAAGTTTAAATTAAAACAGCACATTTGGAGCTTAATATTAAGACACAAGAAAAATTGCACATGGTAGAGGCAAAGATTAGCAGAAAAATTGCTGATCTAATTTGTTTACTGTCAGACTTCTATTTATTGGGCTTTGCatatgaaataaaattcaaattattttaattgtcaaAAAGGCTAGAACTACAGATTACTAGCTTGGATATCTATTTTGTGCCAGGCCAAAGCCAGGATGAATTATGTTTTAGCATAAAATGTAAAGCCGATGAGCTTCTATGCAACTGAAAACTTAGAACAAAAGATATTAGAGGTAGTTGTCTTCTTTGACTATAATAGAAGAAGCTTCACTCAGTGACTGCTTTCCAATAGCTGCAGTCACTTTGCAGCTATTAAATAGGGTACTGGGGAGAAGGCCAGGGCTTTTTGGGGATGCTACACTGGTGATGAGAAGCACATGCCTTCCCCTACACACGGGAGACCCAGGGCCTATTCTCTGTCACACTAGGGAGAACATTTGCTAATGTTTTCTCCAGTGTGCTGAACAATttcctctttgatttttttttacttttcctaatattttcctacgatatattgttttttatttttctaattctgaattttatttttctaattctgaattttatttttctaattctgAATTTTTAGGAATATAATGGCACGAAGAGGTATATGCCTAAATATTTCTGGTATTTAAGGCTAGTTTTACAATACACATAAGGtttatcttattattattttaaaattatgcatGTATGAGACTAAAGATGAAACAGGCACATAAGCAGTGTGCACAATAAGCCAGGAATCAGGTCTTCTAGATTATGAaaccatagaatcatagggctagaagagaccttggaggtcttctactccaatcccctTGCCAAAGCATGAAACCTATAAcatctcagtcaaatggttgacctgtttatttttgaaaacctagATAAGAAGGAACTAAGTCTTTAAGGAAACAAGTGCAAAAATGTCACCAGAACCAGACAAAAGATGTCGGGCCTGAGGCTGAGTACAGGGAAAACCTTTCCCCAAATCCCACCAATAGCTATCAGActtgaaaatgaatagaatagcaaGAATAGCTGCCAGTCCTGAGTATCAACAAACCGAACACTTTGAGGCCTGTGCACTCTTTGAGTTAACTTTCTATCTATAATTGGTAGCTTCCATCCCTCTGACTAATATCTCACAGCCTAGCTGAGAAGGATGTGACAAATGTGGATAAGTGTCTGCGTGCATGTGAGAAAGTGAAAATGTACATTGCAAAACCAGTAAATTTTTTGTCTTACTTTAAATTCTTCAGTTCTCTGCAAATTCTGAAAACCAGCTGTAACTCAGTGTTCAGTTAAAAATGATTTGAACTTTGCTATTGACTTGGGctgtgagtgtgtgtgagtgACCATAAGCAAACTTAATATTGTGTGTAATATCTGCAATTATTCTCTTAAATTGTGGTTAATGCAGCTCCTTCATTCAGTTCTGCGACCTCAGAGATTAAGGGAGTTTCTTGACTAATTgcagaagcattttttaaaaagtgaattctATATAAATTGGCAGTATGTAGCCTcagttttccttttattttctacTACATTCTGATGAAGTTCCAAAATAAAAATGACTGCAGATAAGGATTGCCCCCAGGAATGATGTCTATGAGTGAAAATAATCTCTGCCTTACAGAGTTAATGAAGAACATCCTACTTACTGTGCAGTATCTTTCCATACAAATCTGACACCAGTGCATAAATTTTCCTTGGCATATCCCATTCTTTGCTATTGATATCTTCTGGCAAATTACCAATTTTTTTCCACACATAAAATATTAGACTAGTGGCATAGAAGcagaaaaatgcaaaaagaaatggATAATATAATAGTATCAATATCACTAACACTGTTATGGGATATACCATAAAGCCTGCACATTCTTCCAAAATGTAAGTTGGCCAGATGGAATATTCTTTTCCAGGGGTATAGaatatattttctgcagtcatgttttaaaatccaaaaatgctttcttcctgaaaaaacaaaaccaaaaacataCAAACATGCTTTAATAGTTACTACTTGCAATATTGAGCTTTTGAAGAACAGCAGAATGTCAGAATGGCACTGAATACATTGTAATGACACTTTCAAACAGCCTTACCGAGAAGATCGGGCTGAGAGATAGTAAAACAAATCAAATCTTAGTACAATCAATTAAACTATTGATTCTTTTAATGAAGTATTTTAATGAAGTATTAATGAAgtattttaatgaattttttaaataaagtatttTAATGAAGTATTACTTTTAATGAAGTATTACTGCTATGGTTAGAGGCTCAGgctaaacttgtttttttttttaaactaaccaAGAAAGAAAACGTTTGAATGGCCAGCAAAAGGTGTCTATTCAGAACGGAGTCCTTGATTTTTGAAAACAATCTAGTGGTTTTTTGTGCATACAAGACAAATCTGGAAATCCTCTGTTAAAAATCTGTCATGGAAACTTTTTCTTCCTGGCTGATGTCTATTATCTCCCTGAGCTTCTACccccttcctttatttttattagaaaggGTTCAGTTGTAGACTGCTTGCAAGAAACCCACCTTCTGTTCCCTTCTGCTAGAACCTGTTTCATTATGATCGCCATCTCTAAGGCAGAATGCGATGAGACCAGGGATGGTAGTTCTGTTTGAGGACACTAATCTTCATTTGGCAAGAGCTTCAATTAATAGAAACAAATACTAAAACAGGTTTGTGTCTGAGGATATTAATTTTCAGTTGGCAAGTTAGCTTCAAGACTTTCATCACCATAAATTCCAAAATACTCTTGTAGTTCTTCTGCAGCTAAAATATCAGGGATGTTGCACAGCGAACCAGTCTCCCAGACCATATAAAAACACTGTGCTACTCTACTCTGTAGCGAGTGTTTTACTCCCATTTAATATAgctgttttaaaaagaaacattggTTATAAATCTAAACATTCTATAGCTTCTGAGTTTTGGGGTTTGAGGGAAAAAAGTAAGGTGTATGGAATCAGCCAGGACAGATGCCAAAGCAGCTATATAAGTGTGGAAAAAGGCACCACTCCCTTAACTGTTCAGTAAGAAATGCTTCCTGCATGCTTCACTTAAGGATTTCCTTATACCACGATACAGTAATGCAGAACAGGCTAAAGAAATATTTCATCTCGCAATCTATCGATCTTTTGCAATCTATCAGATAAGGAAACTTTCTGATTTATTGACAGAATGTACAATAAATTCATTATTTATAATGAATATacaatttataataaatatacaatttccaaataataataataataataaataaatatttcctgtcTTTGTTTTCTGTAAGCTAACCCGCTCAAAGAACTTCTAGCAGAACAAGACAGATGGAAGCAATAGCATAACACTATTCCATCCGCACTCTGATAGCTGGTATCACTATTAGCCTCTCTTCTTGGCTTTGTTCATAGATGGAACAATATAGCAGTAATATTTCAAATTCTACAGCTGTTTAAGAAGCAACCTCAGAATGATCACAAAGTCTTGGAATAACATTCAGCTTTCTGAAAAACGATTCTAAGACTCTTCATCCAACACCCCAGTCACTTAGAAGAGGTGATGAAAATAGGTGATTCAACTAAATTTCTTTCAGAATGAAACAGTAGTTTGTACATTAACAACCCCTCACTATCCAACTTTTCTGCAATGAAGGTATCACACTGAAATCAGTatcaaaacattaaaagaaaagttttaaatttataaaCAATCAGAACATTATTGATTAAAAATAGAAGGGACCCACGCACCCCTCCCGGTATTGAAAAAAAAGGCGATGAATTTCACCTGCATACAGAATCATTACCTCTTTCAAACAGCTTGCTTGGAAGATCAATTTTACTCTGATGAAATATGGTTTTAAATAAGCCAATGTTATGTTCTCCTCCCTCAGAGGGTGGAGTGAGAACAAACTCAATTCAAATacctagaattaaacattctgttagcCAATGCCAACTATCATTCATCTTAAAGTGAAGAATAAGCAGTTTAAGAAATGAGAATTAAGTCTGCTCTATCTGTTCTCATGGTGCCTGTGTTTAATCAAACTCAGATGACTCCTAGTTTGGTATTCTGCTGAGGCTAACATTACACTTGGTTCAGCAGGAGCAGATTCACCTGAGTCTTAGTCCTGAGCCATGATACCATTTGGTGCCTATGATCTCATCTAATCTGATGCAGGAAGGCATTTTCTGGGAATCTCAGTTTTTGATATTCCACAAAGGAATATCGTCTGATGGGATGGCTATTTTCTGTTGTGACATCTGTCCTTTGGAATGTCACTCTCCCTGAAGGCTGAGGCAGACTTCTCCAGCACTGCACATGAGAAAACATGTGCAATGTCTGTCATTCAAGGatggttgaatagaatagaataacagagttggaagggaccttggaagtcttctagtccaacccgctgcttaggcaggaaaccctacacaacttcagacaagtggttatccaacaccttaaaaatttccagtgttggagcattcacaatttctggagacaagttgttccattgttctaactgtcaggaaatttctccttagttctaaattgcttgtctccttgattaattgcttctctccattgcttcttgttctaccctcaggtgctttggagaaatgaCTCACGCTTCATCAGTGTACTTTTTATACATCTGCAAATTTTAACATTTTCCACTTGAAtgtgccttcccttcccttgtgtCTCAGCAGGAAGTCAGAACCAATCAGCATATGAGGGTGCTCTTCCGCACAACATGCAATTCGGATTTGGGAGGTATTTATTTGCATTGGTTCGTCTGCAGTGCTTTCCAGCTTCTGCTTATTTATCGACCCCTTTTCAGCATAGATTTGTGGCGATGGCTACTGGTAGTTGCACAACTCTCAATCAGATTGAGTCAGACTGGCTCCAATTTTGTGGCCCACCAGAAGGTCCTGAAGACATGATTTTCCCATTTAGCCTGGGATTTGGGAATGTGTATATGGTCCCTGCAAAGTGGCTGCATTGGTAGGGAATTGAACGCATCATCCCGAAGATtatgtggattaaaaaaaatgttttgttttaaaatgattcTGTAGTAATGCTTTTGGTCATTGTggttatatgttttattttatttttttaaaaaaaatctctttaataTTGACCAATCTTTTTGAGGCATTTGCTTCATTTAATACAGTCATGCTACTTAAAATTAGAAATTTTTTGCTTGCACTTCTCTTGCTTGAAAAAGTAGATTCAGTGGTACTCAGCTTTTGTTTTAATATCATAGAGATGTGCAAATCATACAAGATTTAATTCAAAATTCGTATGCACAGTTCTATCAGATGTTACTCAAATTTTAAACTGATTCAGAATTTGATTTCATCCCGGATCCAATCATAGGGCATAATGAGGAAACATAAAACTCCCACAGctacttaatatttaatgatTAATTAATTGGGGGAAAAAGCGAAAGACAGCAGAATGGAGTGAAAATGGCAACTGCTGCCCACCTACTGTCTACTTCTGGTCCATGTAGAAACAAACAGAAGCTGAGATTTGTCCCTGAACCCATAGTTTGCTTATCACTGCTTTAAGTATTAAAAccagaacaaaaacaaaatttaaaaaaattacatgttgccaagcaccaaaattttgctcatgtgaccatCGAAGTGTTGCAGTGGCTATAACTTCAGGAACCAAACCTAAGTTACACTTGCTCaggaccattgtaacttcaaacagctgcTAAATGACGGGTCTaaatttgaggactacttgtataaacaataaaatcacattaattTGTGATGTTAATTTGATTAGCATCAAATGCTAATTTGATTAACATTACCGTTAATCCCATATTCTAAACCAGAGGCCATTGAAGAACATCTGTAGCTTCAGCATGTCTAAAATGCAGTCTCACAACATTCATGTGCACTCCTCTTTTAGTACACATTACACCTCTGCTCTGTGAGCTGCATTGATTACCAGTTTGCTTTCAGGTTTAATTGAGAATGCTAATAAtaatctataacaggggtgtcaaactggatttctttgtgggctggatcagcattgtaattCTCTGCGGCCGgccggggtaggggtggggggagaaatggGACAAATGCCTCCTGTAGCACCCTGCTGTTCAAAATGGAGTGTGGGGGTCAGCAGGACgctgtccaggccaaaaatgggcaccCCATGCCCTTTTTTGGTTGCCAGAGACACCATAGGCCAGGCCTTTGCTATTTCAGGCTGTCCCCATGGTCCAGATTTAAGCACCTCACAGGCtgaatccggcccgcaggccttgagtttgacacccttgatcagtggtggaattcatatttttttactaccagttgtgaGGACGtgatttggtgggcatgacaggggaagaatactgcaaaatccccattcccaccccactccagaggaaggatactgctaaatccccattccctccccactcctgggggaaggatattacaaaatctcaattcccacccctctctggggccagtcagcagtggtatttgctggttctctgaactattcaaaatttctgctaccggttctccagaatctgtcagaacctgctgaatttcacccctgcccctgatCTATAAAGTTCTTAATGACATGAATTATTTGAGGGGCTATGTCTCTCTAGCCATCTTGTCAAGTCTGAAAGAAGAAGCCTATTATGGGCCCTGTATGTTATGGAGGGTTTTCTGTCACATGTACCCTTTGGATCATCATCCCCTACCATCCTCAGAAGTTAGATTAGCCCAACCCtatttgccttttgaaaggtTGTAATGCAGGGGTTCCTAAAAGTTTTTCCATCACCTCTCCTTTTAGTGTAATCTTAATGTAGACATCTCCTCTAAAAATCCAAACACCCAAATGCACACATATGTACAATGCAAATAATAGGACAAAATCTTGAAAAACATGCATGTATTGTAACCATGTTACTAAAGAGTTCTTTAACCGTCCCCCCGGATTCTGTCTGCACCACCATACCTCATAGTTTGGGAAACCCTGCTCTAAAGACATGGTTGTATTAACAGATCTCAGATCTGGTTAAGGTTTGGAGCCTGTTAAATCATTTTTGATTTACCTGTTAATTACTTTGTTTTTACATGGCAGGCCAAGTTGGTTATAAATAGATCTAGAAGCCTATAAACTATGGGCCTTCTTTGGAAGGGGGAGTAACTAATGTTGttttaatgcatatttttaatgttgtgtctattttgcttttttgtgCTTTTTGGGAATTTGTATTTAAACTTTCTGAATAAAAtaacaaatctattttaaaaaggaaacaatacACTGACAACCAAGTAGAACTCTTCCTGCACACTGAAAACTAAGTATAAGAATTGATTAATAAAACTAATATCTATAGAGTGATTGTTCAAGCTATACAATCTTTATGGTGTTTATACTAGATCTATGCTGCTTagctgtatttttgtccattgtcTTATAAAGTTTCCTTCTATCAATTTAGTCTATTGGCTAAAGAGTGGGATGATGAGGGTACTTCAGAATCCATTGATGGGAAAATTTAGAACCTCAAGAtacatatatgatatatataaaaacaaattctCATTTGTTCTTTATTATAGGACTAAAGACACTTATAAAAATGATGTCCTTGAtttatggggtgtgtgtgtgtgtcattttcATGCTAAAATGAGATTAGAACTCAGTCTTTTGCTTCCTAGATCAGCATCTTTACTACAACATCAAACTGTCTCTAATAGATTATAATGGTTCTTTTAATTTGTTACAGTGCTCATGTAAAAGTGTGTGACTTTATTAGAAAGCAAAACTTCAGTTTAAACCATTAAATGTTTACACACATGAACTGTAAAAAAGTAGTAGAGCCAGTAATTGTTGATAGAAAATTCAGACAGCTGcattttattcaata comes from the Ahaetulla prasina isolate Xishuangbanna chromosome 3, ASM2864084v1, whole genome shotgun sequence genome and includes:
- the LOC131194323 gene encoding monoacylglycerol/Diacylglycerol O-acyltransferase-like isoform X1; protein product: MTAENIFYTPGKEYSIWPTYILEECAGFMVYPITVLVILILLYYPFLFAFFCFYATSLIFYVWKKIGNLPEDINSKEWDMPRKIYALVSDLYGKILHSYEISGLENLPKGPAILAYYHGSFPVDYHCFVIRLYRLTGRFCYSVIDHFLMRLPGLQQFISVQHCDCSTRERCINVLKQGHLLGVAPGGLREQNYGNNHYKLIWRKRRGFAQIAIDAKVPIIPMFTQNIREGYITYLNIRPMRWLYERKRWLPFPICGMFPVKLITHIGKPIPYDPDITPEKLAEKTQRAIEDLRDKHQKIPGSILHALRQRFEAHNKDK
- the LOC131194323 gene encoding monoacylglycerol/Diacylglycerol O-acyltransferase-like isoform X2, with the translated sequence MILYAGRKHFWILKHDCRKYILYPWKRIFHLANLHFGRMCRLYGYEISGLENLPKGPAILAYYHGSFPVDYHCFVIRLYRLTGRFCYSVIDHFLMRLPGLQQFISVQHCDCSTRERCINVLKQGHLLGVAPGGLREQNYGNNHYKLIWRKRRGFAQIAIDAKVPIIPMFTQNIREGYITYLNIRPMRWLYERKRWLPFPICGMFPVKLITHIGKPIPYDPDITPEKLAEKTQRAIEDLRDKHQKIPGSILHALRQRFEAHNKDK
- the LOC131194323 gene encoding monoacylglycerol/Diacylglycerol O-acyltransferase-like isoform X3 — protein: MCRLYGYEISGLENLPKGPAILAYYHGSFPVDYHCFVIRLYRLTGRFCYSVIDHFLMRLPGLQQFISVQHCDCSTRERCINVLKQGHLLGVAPGGLREQNYGNNHYKLIWRKRRGFAQIAIDAKVPIIPMFTQNIREGYITYLNIRPMRWLYERKRWLPFPICGMFPVKLITHIGKPIPYDPDITPEKLAEKTQRAIEDLRDKHQKIPGSILHALRQRFEAHNKDK